GAAGAGCGATTGCTGGGCTACGCCGAGGAGGTCAAGGCCAAGGTCATCAGCCGCAACAAGCCGGAATGAAAGAACGCTGATCAGTAGAGGAGCCAGACCATGAACAGAACTCTGCCTGTGTTCGTCATCGCGATGATGACGCTGGCAGGCTGCAATACCGACTCGCAAGTATTTCGCGATCAACCCCTGGTGGCCAAGGTCCAGATCGGCATGAGCCAGGAGCAGGTCCAGCAAATCGGCGGAGCGCCGCTGTCGATCAGTAACCGCACTGTCGAGGCTGGCACCTGTTTCGATTACAAACTGGTCCAGCCCGACCGCCGACAACCGTACAACATCAGCTTCGATAGCCGTGGCAAGGTTGATCACAAGGGTTTCATGACCTGTGCCGAATGGAGCAGCGCCCAGCAGAAAGCCCGTGAACCTGCACGTTCCAGCGGGGGCGGTGGTTATTAATGAAGTGATTCATGTAGGAGCGAGCCTGCTCGCGATGATCTCAAGGACGACGCGTTCAATCAGTAAGCACGCGTTATCGTTAACGACCATCGCGAGCATGCTCGCTCCTACAGATACAGCGGTATTTCGACATGGTTCAACGATTGGGTTATTCGCTGCGCGACTGCCTGCCCGATCGTGTTCTGTAGCCGGGCAATGAGGCGGCAAACGCCAGTGCTTCCTCCCTGCTGGCAAACGACCCGAGCCGATCACCCTTGGTGCAGACCCGCCAGGGGCCGTTGTTCACGCTGAGTACGTCATAACCGTTCATATGCATTCTGTTCAGCATCGGAACACTCATGGTCATCTCCTTCTCGGCAAGATTCCAAAGCTCACTAACCTACCTTACACCCGCAGTTCGCCGGGAAAACGACCGAACGTCGCATCAAACACCACCTGAATGGCACTTTTACCCCTGAAAACGCCTCAACATGGCAAATGCCTGCGGCAATGGATCCAGCTTGATTATTGCTTTTTTGTTACACTTTTATGACAGCAACCACCGAGCATCCATGAGCAACCCATGAAAGTACGCGCCACCGTCATTTGCGAGCAGGACCGCCACATTCTTCTGGTCAGAAAACCGAAGAGTCGCTGGATGTTGCCTGGCGGAAAGGTGGAAAGCGGCGAGACCCATGCCAGTGCTGCCGCTCGCGAACTGGCGGAAGAAACCGGGCTGGGCGTGGAAGACATGCTCTACCTGATGGAGCTGCAATCGGGCAAAACCCGCCACCATGTCTACGAGGCCTCCACGCTGGAAACCGACCAGGCCCGGCCGTTGAACGAAATCTTCGACTGCATGTGGTTTCCGCTGAACGCGATCCACAACCTCGATACCAGCGACGCCACGCTCAAAATCATCCGGGCGTTTCAGCGTCGCCTGTAACTCCGTCGGTTATCCCTGATCGCCACCGCCCACCGGCATGACCATGCCGGTGATGTAGGAGGCTTCGTCGCTGGCCAAAAACA
This genomic interval from Pseudomonas putida contains the following:
- the osmE gene encoding osmotically-inducible lipoprotein OsmE, with the protein product MNRTLPVFVIAMMTLAGCNTDSQVFRDQPLVAKVQIGMSQEQVQQIGGAPLSISNRTVEAGTCFDYKLVQPDRRQPYNISFDSRGKVDHKGFMTCAEWSSAQQKAREPARSSGGGGY
- a CDS encoding SPOR domain-containing protein, producing the protein MSVPMLNRMHMNGYDVLSVNNGPWRVCTKGDRLGSFASREEALAFAASLPGYRTRSGRQSRSE
- a CDS encoding NUDIX hydrolase, coding for MKVRATVICEQDRHILLVRKPKSRWMLPGGKVESGETHASAAARELAEETGLGVEDMLYLMELQSGKTRHHVYEASTLETDQARPLNEIFDCMWFPLNAIHNLDTSDATLKIIRAFQRRL